A stretch of DNA from Camelina sativa cultivar DH55 unplaced genomic scaffold, Cs unpScaffold00604, whole genome shotgun sequence:
GGAGCGTCGAAATCATTGGAGAGGCATGAAGTGGCTTTTATCACCAAATGCCAAACATGTCAAGAGAACAAGTATGTTACATTGTCACCAGCAGAGTTTTGTCACCTCTCTCAATCCTAAAACATGTATGGATTGATGTGAGCTAGATTTTGTTGAAGGCCAAACGCTTTAACTATATCATGGCGATGGTGGACTGTGAGAGTATATGGTGGACTGTGAGAGTAAGTACAACCCCTTCATTGCTTTGAAACACATGTTCGAGAAAGGTAATGGCAGAAGCCTTCATAAGAGAAGTGGTGAAGCTCCACAAATTTTCTGAACCATTGATATCTGATAGAGACCGTATTTTTCTCAGTAGTTTTTGATGTGAGAGCTACTTAAGCTGCAAGGATCAGTATTGCACAAGTGTACTGCATACCCATCCTCAGATACATGTGAGAGCTGCTTTCAAAACAGAAGTAGTCAACAGGTCTCTAGAGACGTATTTACGTTGTTCTAAAAGCAGATGTATTTACGTTGTTTTGAAAGCAGAAGACCTTCTTCTTGGATGCAATGTTTTCCTTAAACAGAAAACTGATACAATTCATCTTAGTTTTTTTCCATTCAAAACATGTcatggatttttaatttttatctatggCAGTGAACCTCCAAGGTTGTTCAGGTATGAAGACACCACAGATTAATCTTCATGTAGAGGAGTTATTGAAGGATAGTGAGAACATTCTGGTGAAGCTCAGTTAAAATTTAGAGGTAGCTCATGATAGAATGCAGAGGGAAGCTAATAATTAAGCACCGCAAAAATTTTGAGTTTGAGTGGGGAATTGAGTGTATTTAAACTTTAGACCTTATAGGCAGAAGTCTCTGGTTCAAAAAAGGAACGAAAAGTTGACACATAGGTATTTTGGTCCTTAACAAGATTTCAGCAAGAATTGGCCGGGTTGCTTACATACTGAAGTTTTTTCAACATAACAACGTTCCCCGAGTTTCAACTGTCCCAGCTTAAAATTGCAGTACCAACTACCAACATAGTACATTGTCCAAGAGTTTCTAAACATCCTTACTCCATCACTTGAGTGGACTATTAAGCtagaaaaattcataaatagcGTAAGGCTGTGgaaaataatacaacaaaacTGTTGGTACAGTGGAAAGGGCTTTTCTGATTTGGAGCACTCAACTTGGGAACCTATGTCAAACTTGTTGGATTTATTTCCCAATTTCAACCTTGAAAACAAGATTGGCCAATTTCGGAGGAGTATTGATAGACTAAGAGCTCTCATGGCCTGTATGAGAAGAAAACtcataacaaaagagaaaagagctTGCATGGTGGCTAAAGTCAAGTGGGAGCTAATTATAGAAAAGACTctttaagagagaaagagagttaaGTCTTTATCAATAAATAATGTCTAAACGTTCCGTTTAAGTTAATATACAACTGGGATTTGTATTTAAGAAGGTCTCTCATTTTAGGGTTTCCTTATCAATCTAAGAACATAAATTATCACCTCTCTTTTATTCTCttatgtcttcttctcttctctaatcTCTATTTCTTCTATGTTACTCTTAACTCTTCTCTGTTAGACTCGACATCTAACACATTggtaaaaaaaaggtttagaaTTTAACATTTTACTCATTGGGTAATAAGTATATaggttttgagaaagaaaaaaacaatttgctCGAGGTTTAGATATTTGacatttttgtatttctttaattcctatgtctttttttttcttattcttttgttctttccaagacaaaacaaaaacaattcaaaTATTGTCCCGCCACCAGAGTTCGACTACGGGGATTCGAATTTTAACATAGTTTCCTCCGGTCCCAGGAAATTAGTCTTTGGACCTAGAAAGCCTTTATGATCACTCctgagttattaaaaaatatatatataataataataataataatagtactTCTTTGGGTTTCTGCTAACAGCGAATTGCGATGTTTGTGTCATCAAATTATAAGTTACAGAAGTAACTAAAGTTATTACAAAATTGAAAGAACAAGAGACATAAGATAACtagaaaatgattttatattatataattacgtgataaaataaattataaaattaacgGTTGTAGTAATTTTTGTGGTcaaatagttaaaaataaaagactatgaaaaatatttgaagTCAAATTATGATTGTGGGCAGTCAAATTTTTACCGCAAAAGTTATAAGATTTTTGAATTATAAGAATCATTGATAAAATATCTGCATAGACTTCCTCTTTTCTTAATAGATTGATATTTTgacaattttacatatattaaaaaaaaattatttttttaataaattaattcgtAATTACTTTTagtagaaagagaaaatataaatcttAGATAACATGatatgttggaaaaaaaaaacagaaagtaaaaaaaaaattcagttttttaatttacaatataaatttcttaggaacaaaaaaaattctaaaacatcaatatATTAAGAACTGAGGTATAGTATTAGActattaaaaaatcaatcatatgtaaaaatttatacatattgcaaaaaataaaaataaattggagGACAAAAATTGACAAtacattacattttaatttgtaaGGATGATACATACATTTATTAATACATTTATTAATGTATACCCGACGCACGGGTTAATTAGTATTTAATACTAGTATTGTTTTtccatatataatattctaaatattactAATTAAACTCAACGATAATTGAAAGTAAAAATttcaagtttaaaattatattatcttaaaatatccttgaaaattataaaaccaaaatctaacaCATTACTTCAAATAAATAGATGAAATAGTGGACCCAGGATGAATTTTATACCAGGTCAAACAcaagtaaaagttttttttgatgagagtatatgtgtttttttctcattaaccattacgaaaattttaaaatttacccaGGTCATGTGACCTGCTTTACTTGAACGTAGGTCCGCCACTGTGAAATACGtattacaattttataaaaacaaaaaatataagaagTACAACCACAATGGGTGATCGAAAATCACcgaatataaagaagaaaaaaaaaacagtaaaatatGAACCAGCACGGTACGCTTCGGCTGCAAACAATGTTTACGTACTAATTCTCTTAACACTGTTCCATATAAAGATTAAGCACTAATTAACTATATACAAGGTTCTGCAATTGTTGAGCAAGATTGGAAAATTCcactgtatatatatagtgcCGTAAGATAAGATAATTGGATATAGTTAGGGCTTAATCTTTGAACTATATGTACAATCATTGTCCACTTTAACCAAGTCGCTTTAGTTTAGTGGTAAAGGGAAAAAAATCCTGCCATCTAGGTTCGAGTAGCATTTGCCACGAGGGTtcgaaatttaacatggtttcccCTGACCCCAAGAGATTAGTCTTTGGGCTTTAGGATAACTTctgaattatcaaaaaaaaaaaatacttactcTTAATAGTATTCCACTTTTGAAACAATTTAGACGACTAACAAGACATCATCGACAAAATCATGGAgagaaatttaaatttgtagAACAGCATGCTTAGTATATAAAATACCCATTCGTTATTACCTAATGCTACGAAAACCACTTTTCCAATAAACTCATATAATTAAGCCATTTATATTCCTCATCCTCGTAAGCCTAATTAATCTACATAAGCTTAATCGCTCAACCACATATATCTATCGCTCGACACGTAAACCTTGTTGCTCGGATCAATGTACAATCCATATATATTgcatgaaatatatatgttgtaaatcTACTTATTCACTGTATATTCAAAACTCTGTTACTCGTATTGAATAAAATGAagcaaaaaaactaaaaaagctgtaactcttttcaaattttgttgcaACATtggaataataatattcataaatctttgaaaaaaatattatgtttacAAATCATAGTTGATAAATTTATCTTAATAGATTCTTGAAATGATCctctttaaataaattatagataaaatcaaatttttatatttccttTATTCAAAATAACTGAAAAGCAAATAGGGTTTGAAtccaaaagaaattatttaaaacataacATTTGCGAAAGACAGGAAATATAGTcttgaaaaattatttttcagatCTTAGCCTTCCCTTTCGCGTCGATCACCATGTCTTTGAGACCATCATCAGAATCGGtctcctcatcttcatcttcatcagaaCTCTCAGATTCCTCCATATAGTCATCATCTGATCCTGCCTCCTCATCTTCAGTATCTGAAAGCAAGTTCTCCCTTTCCATTGTTAGCAAAAGGGGGTCGTCAAATCTGTCAAGCACATTAACGAAATTAATTTGAAGAATTAGTGTTCTCAAAGGATATATGAACTATTAACAAAATATACCAGAAGAACTAACACTATtgtattcttaaaatttttcgATAAAATAGATCATAGTACATACCTTAGTCTTCTGAGAGGGTCTGGACCAAGGTCAGCATAGCAGATTGGACAACAGTGCCAGGCATGTTCTGTTATCTTGCCATGAATGCATTTCCAGCAAACTGTTTACAGATatatcagaaaacaaaattactcgaagataaaatatgtatatctttgaatcaaatctaataaatataagaaataaatgattctagtattagaaaaattaattcTCGTACTggataaacaaataatatcaaGAATAAATGAAGACTCACACCAATCATGATTGGTCTGAACCCTAAACTAATTCCCAGTGATTCTAGTATTAGAACAAATTCAAGTCCAAGACGACTAGCTAATTAATGAGATGAACTTGGTCTGAACCCTAAACTAATTCccagttattaaaaaaatagttttttttctttctttttgttattagGAGTCTACGATAGTTAAAGGagcaaatcaaaattaaatgaaaaaagaaactcaatGTAACACTGGACTCGCGAAATAGAAAGAgagttaacaaaataaatcataCCAAAGGTACATAATACATTGAAATCCAAAAGCCTAAATGACTAAAACAATATAGTTAGAGGGTACTGAGAGAGCTTACATATGTGGCGACATCCATTCAGGGCTGTTGCTTCGTCGAACAACTTGGTACAGATGACACAACTGTACAGCTTCCTCATCTTGTCATCCATCTTTGTTTCGGTCTCTTCCCACTTtctaccaacaacaacaaaattaaaccacAAATTTTAACCTCAACATCCAATATATATACCCAAAGATGTTTCTCATAAGATTCGTTATCCCTATTTGTTTGAGAACTAATTAGTTTATCTATAAGATACAGTATATGAACAATCATATTGAAAtcaaaagagacaaatatatgtGTGTCAAACCGGTGTA
This window harbors:
- the LOC104773650 gene encoding E3 ubiquitin protein ligase DRIP1-like, whose amino-acid sequence is MDDKMRKLYSCVICTKLFDEATALNGCRHIFCWKCIHGKITEHAWHCCPICYADLGPDPLRRLRFDDPLLLTMERENLLSDTEDEEAGSDDDYMEESESSDEDEDEETDSDDGLKDMVIDAKGKAKI